Part of the Rhodococcus sp. OK302 genome is shown below.
CGTACCCGGGTCAGCAAATTTACGCCGGCTCAGGCAACAGCAGCGATCGTTGTTTCGTATTACTGGCATTTCGTGGACATCGTGTGGATCGCGCTGTTCGCCACGATTTATTTCATCCGTTAATCAGCTGAACGCCACAGGCAGCCCCTGACGTCCAGTCCGTCCCGACATACCAAAGGGATACAGATGAGTTCATCCCCCCCTCCCACATCCGATACCACAGCGAATGCCGCGAAGACGCGTCGCCAGCGGAAAATCCGCCGGCGCGTCACCGGAGCGCTCGTACTGATGATGGGATTGATCAGCGCCGGCTTCCTTGCCTCCGCCCTGACACCCGCTCCGCAGGTTGCTACCGCCAGCGACGACACTGCCGCTCTCATTCGAGAGGGCAAGCAGTTGTACGACACGTCGTGCATCACTTGCCACGGCGCCAACCTTCAGGGTGTCGAGGACCGCGGTCCCAGCCTGATCGGCGTCGGCGAGGCAGCCGTGTACTTCCAGGTTTCGACCGGACGCATGCCTGCAGCGCGCAACGAAGCCCAGGCTTCGCGTAAGGACCCCAAGTTCGACGCTGCACAGACCGACGCTCTGGGTGCATTCATCCAGGCAAACGGTGGCGGCCCGACGCTCATTCGTGACGAGAACGGCGAAATCGCTCAGTCCTCGCTGCGTGGTGGCGAC
Proteins encoded:
- the qcrC gene encoding cytochrome bc1 complex diheme cytochrome c subunit gives rise to the protein MSSSPPPTSDTTANAAKTRRQRKIRRRVTGALVLMMGLISAGFLASALTPAPQVATASDDTAALIREGKQLYDTSCITCHGANLQGVEDRGPSLIGVGEAAVYFQVSTGRMPAARNEAQASRKDPKFDAAQTDALGAFIQANGGGPTLIRDENGEIAQSSLRGGDIGRGSELFRLNCASCHNFTGRGGALSSGKYAPVLDPANEQQIYAAMVTGPQNMPKFSDRQLTVEEKKDIIAYVKSSGEAKNPGGYGLGGVGPASEGLFMWAAGIIAVVGAALWIGARS